A DNA window from Bacteroides cellulosilyticus contains the following coding sequences:
- a CDS encoding IS110 family transposase produces the protein MKKKWFIGIDISKKTLDVVIYDPAKKHADETNYKQVSNNKTGYQALFAWMKQKRISPKQTVICLENTGIYSYDLCLFLESCKQDYSSFTPLDLKRSLGLVRGKNDRVDAERIAYYGYLHRDELTYSKLSGSAVLILRDLSSERKRLVKHLTENKGFITDRKDRESTSTSRRAEEMVKILEKQIQSVEDEMHGIVSSDPTMNLNYQLLNSIKGIGSVNAINTIIHTNNFKAFETARQYACYLGIAPFEHSSGTSVKGKTRVCATGARLLKADLSQAARSAVVWDKELKEYYERKRKEGKEHGVVLNAVKFKLVCRMFAVVRRGTPFVDLITYKE, from the coding sequence ATGAAAAAGAAATGGTTTATTGGCATTGACATCAGTAAAAAAACACTTGATGTTGTTATTTACGATCCCGCAAAGAAACATGCGGATGAGACAAACTACAAGCAAGTCTCGAATAATAAAACGGGTTATCAAGCATTGTTTGCCTGGATGAAGCAGAAGCGTATTTCTCCTAAACAGACTGTCATCTGCTTGGAGAATACAGGCATTTACAGCTATGATTTATGTCTGTTTTTAGAGTCATGTAAACAAGATTACAGTTCTTTCACTCCTCTGGATTTAAAGCGTTCTCTGGGGCTTGTCCGTGGAAAGAATGACCGTGTGGATGCCGAGCGGATAGCTTACTACGGTTACTTGCATCGGGATGAATTGACCTATTCCAAACTTTCCGGCAGTGCTGTCCTTATCTTGCGTGACTTGTCGTCCGAAAGGAAACGCCTGGTTAAGCATCTGACTGAAAACAAGGGATTTATCACGGACAGAAAAGACCGGGAGTCCACCTCTACGAGCAGGCGGGCAGAAGAAATGGTTAAGATTCTGGAAAAACAAATTCAAAGCGTAGAAGATGAGATGCACGGGATTGTCAGCTCTGATCCGACTATGAACTTAAACTATCAGCTTCTTAACAGCATTAAAGGGATTGGTAGTGTTAATGCCATCAATACAATCATACATACTAATAATTTCAAGGCATTTGAAACCGCACGGCAATATGCCTGTTATCTGGGTATTGCCCCTTTTGAACATTCTTCAGGAACCAGTGTGAAAGGGAAAACAAGGGTATGTGCTACGGGAGCCAGACTATTGAAAGCGGATCTATCGCAGGCTGCAAGATCGGCCGTTGTATGGGATAAGGAACTCAAAGAGTATTATGAAAGGAAAAGAAAAGAGGGAAAAGAACATGGAGTAGTGCTGAATGCGGTAAAGTTTAAACTTGTGTGCAGAATGTTTGCAGTAGTCAGAAGAGGGACACCCTTTGTTGATTTAATCACGTATAAAGAATAA